The Corynebacterium poyangense genome includes a window with the following:
- the hrpA gene encoding ATP-dependent RNA helicase HrpA, which produces MSHSASSPTRADLFSRLPHVSLIEERRFRRRLKKARSSSALNAIARDISAAEHRLQRRLDVIPELSFPEQLPVSARRSDIAKAIEENQVVIIAGETGSGKTTQIPKICLDIGRGRRGLIGHTQPRRLAARSVAERIAEELSQPIGSTVGYAIRFDDHVSPDTSIKLMTDGILLAEMQRDRFFNAYDTIIIDEAHERSLNIDFLLGYLKQLLPKRPDLKVIITSATIDPESFAQHFSQPDGTPAPIIEVTGRTYPVEIRYRPLTQEKGKKLIDIDPLDGVISACEELMAEGPGDILCFFPGERDIRDALEAIEGRRWKGVDVTPLFGRLSNQEQHRVFAPHSGRRIVLATNIAETSLTVPGIRYVVDTGTARISRYSSRTKVQRLPIEEISQASANQRAGRCGRVAEGIAIRLYSEQDFLARPEFTDPEILRTNLASVILHMAHLHLGDISQFPFVQAPDTKAIRDGIALLHELGALEGKEKHHEPVLTKVGKTLAQIPVDPRMARMLIEADRLGCLRDTIVVVAAMTVQDVRERPLEFQTQAAQKHARFRNKKSDFLGILNLWDYIDEQRKELSGNQFRKRMKAEYLHYLRIREWRDLVSQLHDVTKDLGWTEPEFRAEQRDPEAIHRSLLSGLLSHIGVKDSSTPDFQGARNTRFRIFPGSALSKKPPHFVMAAELVETSRLWAREVAEIKPEWAENLAPHLLKHHYSEPVWSAKKVAAQVHQRSTLFGVPVVDDRLVPYHRIDPRAARDMFIRHALVDGEWNTHHEFFHRNLAALDEAGDVEDRLRRRGIVADDEALFQFYDARLPEYVTHGKSFDSWWKKNQQQHPHLLDFDKKALLSEEAEAATEVDFPNSWTHSQHQFDLSYRFEPGHPQDGVTLHVPLPMLASIDATEFDWLVPGLRYELLTELIRSLPKTLRRNIVPAPEYAEKALQRLRPYASSLTAQLAEILSDLGGQRITAEDFQLGKVSPHLKMSYAAIDRHQKIVDADKDLAALVKRRSQQIRSSVSRVSRNVESTVVKTWNQDTLGTIPRSIMTTVDGQNVEAYPALVVSAQGLSMKVLPTQAAADTAMMTSILTLLLREITVGVAPMIKGLPLQQKVAIDRYPHGGADGLINDARIAATRDALIANGGPVRDPDEFTILLGKVKDEVPGRVRKSVVALAPALVKFEKIQAELATWTGEAIVDMQSQLDFMLPQNALTKYGISRLQHLPRYLQAIEIRLEEMSRDPDRDADRQDQVEEAQEYLAKKLTKLPPNRAQSTAVRDIQWLIEEFRVSLFAQRLGTAQSVSMRRIQKAVDKLR; this is translated from the coding sequence ATGTCTCACTCTGCCTCTTCCCCCACCCGCGCTGATCTTTTTTCTCGACTCCCCCACGTTTCCCTCATCGAGGAACGTCGCTTCCGTCGGAGATTAAAAAAGGCCCGCTCCAGCTCCGCTCTCAACGCTATCGCACGAGATATTTCTGCCGCTGAACACCGCCTTCAACGTCGTCTCGACGTAATCCCTGAGTTGTCTTTCCCGGAACAACTGCCGGTGAGTGCGCGCAGATCTGACATCGCAAAGGCAATTGAAGAAAATCAGGTCGTTATTATTGCCGGCGAGACAGGTTCGGGTAAAACTACACAGATCCCCAAAATTTGTCTCGACATAGGCCGGGGGCGCCGGGGGCTGATCGGTCACACTCAACCTCGCCGCTTAGCCGCTCGCAGTGTTGCTGAAAGAATTGCCGAAGAACTGTCTCAACCAATTGGCTCGACAGTGGGCTACGCCATCCGCTTTGATGATCACGTTTCACCAGACACCAGCATCAAGCTGATGACAGATGGAATCTTGCTGGCAGAAATGCAGCGAGATCGCTTCTTTAACGCCTATGACACCATCATCATCGACGAAGCCCACGAACGCAGCTTAAATATTGACTTCCTCCTGGGTTATCTGAAACAGCTGCTGCCGAAAAGACCGGATCTCAAGGTAATCATCACCTCAGCTACTATTGACCCAGAGAGTTTTGCCCAGCATTTTTCCCAGCCCGATGGCACCCCAGCTCCCATTATTGAAGTTACTGGCCGAACGTACCCAGTCGAGATACGGTATCGACCCTTAACCCAAGAAAAGGGCAAAAAACTTATCGATATTGATCCGCTAGATGGTGTAATCTCCGCCTGCGAAGAACTCATGGCTGAAGGGCCCGGGGATATTTTATGCTTTTTCCCTGGAGAAAGAGATATCCGCGATGCTTTAGAAGCCATTGAGGGACGTCGCTGGAAAGGAGTTGACGTCACTCCCCTCTTCGGCCGCTTATCTAACCAGGAACAGCACAGAGTCTTTGCTCCTCACTCGGGCCGACGCATTGTCTTGGCCACCAATATCGCGGAAACGTCACTCACCGTACCCGGAATTCGCTATGTGGTAGATACCGGAACCGCTCGAATTTCACGTTATTCCTCTCGCACTAAGGTTCAACGACTACCCATCGAGGAAATCTCTCAGGCTAGCGCCAATCAGCGTGCTGGCCGGTGCGGACGAGTTGCTGAAGGTATTGCCATTCGTCTTTATTCTGAGCAAGATTTTCTGGCTCGGCCGGAATTTACCGATCCGGAGATTTTGAGAACAAATCTGGCAAGTGTCATTTTGCATATGGCTCATTTACATCTGGGAGACATTAGCCAATTCCCCTTTGTTCAAGCTCCAGATACAAAAGCCATTCGAGACGGTATAGCACTTCTTCATGAATTAGGGGCTTTAGAGGGCAAAGAAAAACATCATGAACCTGTGTTGACGAAAGTTGGAAAAACCTTGGCGCAAATTCCGGTTGATCCGCGGATGGCTAGGATGCTTATCGAGGCTGATCGACTGGGTTGTCTCAGAGACACCATAGTGGTTGTGGCGGCTATGACGGTACAAGATGTCCGTGAACGTCCCTTAGAATTTCAGACCCAAGCAGCCCAAAAACATGCGCGCTTTAGAAATAAGAAAAGTGACTTCCTGGGGATTTTAAATTTATGGGATTATATTGATGAACAGCGCAAAGAGCTATCAGGAAACCAATTCCGTAAAAGGATGAAAGCTGAATATCTCCATTATCTCCGAATCAGAGAATGGCGAGATTTAGTTTCCCAGCTTCATGATGTCACAAAAGATTTGGGCTGGACGGAGCCAGAATTCCGAGCCGAACAACGTGACCCTGAAGCAATTCACCGATCCCTCCTATCGGGTTTGCTATCTCATATCGGAGTCAAGGATTCCTCCACTCCTGATTTCCAGGGTGCGCGTAATACCCGTTTCCGTATTTTCCCTGGATCGGCGCTTTCCAAAAAGCCGCCACATTTTGTTATGGCGGCGGAGCTCGTCGAAACATCTCGGTTATGGGCTCGTGAAGTGGCTGAGATCAAGCCGGAATGGGCTGAGAATCTAGCGCCGCATTTGCTTAAGCATCACTATTCCGAGCCTGTGTGGTCTGCGAAGAAGGTTGCTGCGCAGGTACATCAACGCTCTACTCTTTTTGGTGTCCCGGTCGTCGATGACCGGCTTGTTCCCTATCACCGAATAGATCCACGTGCCGCCCGCGATATGTTTATTCGCCACGCACTAGTCGATGGGGAATGGAACACCCATCATGAGTTCTTTCATCGGAATCTCGCTGCATTGGATGAAGCCGGAGACGTCGAAGATAGGCTACGGCGCCGTGGGATTGTCGCCGATGATGAGGCACTATTCCAGTTTTATGATGCTCGTCTGCCGGAGTACGTAACCCACGGCAAGTCTTTTGACTCTTGGTGGAAGAAGAATCAACAACAACACCCTCACCTCTTAGATTTCGATAAAAAGGCTCTGTTGAGTGAAGAAGCCGAAGCAGCAACCGAGGTGGATTTCCCAAATTCGTGGACTCATTCTCAACATCAATTTGACTTGTCTTATCGCTTTGAGCCCGGCCATCCTCAAGATGGGGTTACTTTGCATGTTCCCCTGCCCATGTTGGCTTCAATTGATGCCACGGAATTTGACTGGTTGGTTCCTGGGTTGCGCTATGAATTGCTAACCGAACTGATTAGAAGCCTGCCGAAGACTTTAAGGCGGAATATAGTTCCGGCACCTGAGTATGCTGAGAAAGCTCTTCAACGACTACGCCCCTACGCCTCATCCCTGACTGCTCAGTTAGCTGAGATTCTCAGTGATCTAGGGGGGCAACGTATCACGGCGGAAGATTTTCAGCTTGGCAAAGTCTCTCCGCATTTAAAGATGTCCTATGCGGCTATTGACCGTCATCAAAAAATAGTCGATGCGGATAAAGATTTAGCTGCCCTAGTCAAGCGCCGAAGCCAGCAAATTAGGTCATCAGTTAGTCGCGTGAGTCGCAATGTGGAAAGCACGGTCGTTAAAACCTGGAATCAAGATACGCTAGGGACAATCCCTCGCAGCATCATGACGACAGTGGACGGACAAAACGTTGAGGCATATCCCGCGTTAGTAGTCAGCGCTCAAGGATTATCTATGAAGGTTCTCCCTACCCAGGCCGCAGCAGATACGGCGATGATGACCAGCATTCTCACCCTCCTGTTACGGGAAATCACTGTTGGGGTGGCACCAATGATCAAAGGGCTTCCCTTGCAACAAAAAGTAGCTATTGATCGCTATCCTCACGGTGGCGCGGATGGTCTTATCAACGATGCTCGGATAGCGGCGACCAGGGATGCTCTGATAGCAAACGGTGGCCCAGTGCGTGACCCCGATGAATTCACCATATTGTTGGGGAAGGTGAAAGATGAAGTACCAGGTCGGGTCAGGAAAAGTGTGGTGGCCTTGGCCCCCGCGCTGGTGAAATTTGAGAAAATTCAAGCCGAATTAGCCACCTGGACTGGCGAGGCAATCGTGGATATGCAGAGTCAGCTTGACTTCATGTTGCCTCAGAATGCACTCACGAAATATGGGATTTCCCGCCTTCAACAC